Proteins from a single region of Geoalkalibacter sp.:
- a CDS encoding flagellin N-terminal helical domain-containing protein, which translates to MALTINTNVASLNAQRNLGVSQNSLAKSMQRLSSGLRINSAKDDAAGLGISDRMTAQIR; encoded by the coding sequence ATGGCTCTTACCATCAACACCAACGTCGCTTCCCTCAACGCCCAACGCAACCTCGGCGTCTCCCAGAACAGCCTGGCCAAGTCGATGCAGCGCCTCTCCTCGGGTCTGCGCATCAACAGCGCCAAGGACGACGCGGCGGGTCTGGGCATCTCCGACCGCATGACCGCGCAGATTCGC